A genomic window from Acetobacter sp. includes:
- a CDS encoding IS3 family transposase (programmed frameshift) has translation MSNKSKRFPPEFRERAARMVLEEEKNHPSRWSAVMMIAPKLDIHPDTLSKWTRLHERANAPAVSELPDREKIRQLERENRELRQANEILRKASAYFCPGGTRPPVQAMTRFIEEHRQTYGVGSICRVLSIAPSVYYAYRARQKNPCVRSQKDKELYHEIRRVWTDNFCVYGARKVWHQLRREGLDVARCTVERLMRRMGLKGVIRGKGIRTTRPDPARPCPRDLVQRQFHAPAPNRLWVSDFTYVSTWQGFVYVAFIIDVFARVIVGWRVSSTAHTDFVLDALEQALCQRRPEGKVTHHSDRGCQYVSIRYTQRLAEAGLVASVGSVGDSYDNALAETINGLYKTELIYRQGPWKNREAVELATLKWVDWFNNRRILSSIGNIPPAEAEARFYAQQKSHALAA, from the exons ATGAGCAACAAATCGAAGCGTTTTCCGCCTGAATTTCGCGAGCGTGCAGCCCGCATGGTTCTGGAGGAAGAGAAGAACCATCCATCACGCTGGTCCGCGGTGATGATGATAGCGCCAAAGCTGGATATTCATCCTGACACGCTGTCAAAATGGACCCGTCTGCATGAACGTGCCAATGCGCCTGCGGTGAGTGAACTGCCAGATCGAGAGAAGATCAGGCAACTGGAGCGAGAGAACCGCGAACTGCGGCAGGCCAATGAAATCCTGCGCAAGGCGTCGGCATATT TTTGCCCAGGCGGAACTCGACCGCCGGTTCAGGCCATGACACGCTTCATTGAGGAGCATCGGCAGACATATGGTGTCGGGTCAATCTGCAGGGTTCTGTCGATTGCACCATCTGTCTATTATGCTTATCGGGCGAGACAGAAAAATCCCTGTGTGCGCAGCCAGAAAGACAAAGAACTGTATCATGAAATCCGCAGGGTCTGGACCGATAATTTCTGTGTCTATGGAGCGCGCAAAGTCTGGCATCAGCTCAGACGTGAAGGTCTGGATGTCGCCCGCTGCACGGTAGAGCGGCTGATGCGCCGGATGGGACTGAAAGGCGTCATTCGTGGCAAGGGGATCAGAACCACACGGCCCGATCCGGCACGGCCCTGTCCACGGGATCTGGTGCAGCGCCAGTTTCATGCCCCAGCCCCCAACAGGCTCTGGGTTTCGGATTTTACTTACGTTTCCACATGGCAGGGCTTTGTTTATGTGGCCTTCATCATTGATGTATTCGCACGGGTTATTGTGGGCTGGCGCGTCTCGTCCACTGCCCATACCGACTTCGTACTGGATGCTCTCGAGCAGGCTCTGTGCCAGAGGCGGCCTGAGGGAAAAGTGACCCACCATTCCGACCGCGGCTGTCAATATGTGTCCATTCGCTACACGCAAAGACTGGCTGAAGCCGGACTGGTCGCCTCTGTCGGCAGTGTCGGAGATTCCTATGATAACGCCCTGGCGGAGACCATTAACGGGCTTTACAAAACCGAACTCATCTATCGGCAGGGGCCATGGAAAAACAGGGAAGCGGTTGAACTGGCAACACTTAAATGGGTCGACTGGTTCAACAATCGACGGATCCTGTCCTCCATTGGAAACATCCCCCCAGCAGAAGCTGAGGCACGCTTTTATGCACAACAGAAATCACATGCATTAGCTGCGTAG
- the trbB gene encoding P-type conjugative transfer ATPase TrbB → MVVMPIENGARLRGISMLRTAMGPAIVTYLADPAVVEVMLNPDGRLWIDRLSHGLSDTGDRITPADAERIVRLVAHHVGAEVHEAAPRVSAELPTSERFEGLLPPVVTAPSFAIRKPAVSVFTLDDYVAAGITSAGHARFLREAVAARKNILVTGGTSTGKTTLVNALLAEIAKTDDRVVLIEDTRELQCAAPNLVSLRTRDGIVTLSELVRSALRLRPDRIPIGEVRGPEALDLLKAWGTGHPGGIGTLHAGTAIGALHRMEQLIQEAVVTVPRAMIAETVDVIAVLSGRGTARRLSELATVDGLDPATGAYRIHPAHTDGDFQ, encoded by the coding sequence ATGGTGGTTATGCCGATCGAAAACGGCGCCCGGTTGCGCGGTATCTCCATGCTGCGCACGGCGATGGGGCCGGCGATCGTCACATATCTGGCCGACCCGGCTGTGGTCGAGGTCATGCTCAACCCAGACGGGCGGCTGTGGATCGACCGGCTGTCGCACGGACTGTCCGACACGGGCGACAGGATTACGCCCGCCGATGCCGAGCGCATCGTGCGGCTGGTCGCACACCATGTCGGGGCGGAGGTGCATGAAGCGGCACCGCGCGTATCGGCCGAACTGCCGACCAGCGAGCGCTTCGAAGGGCTGTTGCCACCCGTGGTGACGGCCCCGAGTTTTGCGATCCGCAAGCCTGCCGTGTCGGTCTTCACCCTCGACGATTATGTCGCCGCCGGGATCACGAGTGCGGGTCACGCCCGTTTTCTACGTGAAGCGGTTGCGGCCCGCAAGAACATCCTGGTCACAGGCGGGACCAGCACGGGCAAGACCACTCTGGTCAATGCCTTGCTGGCCGAGATCGCGAAGACCGACGACCGGGTCGTGCTGATCGAGGATACGCGCGAATTGCAATGCGCGGCGCCGAATTTGGTATCGCTCCGTACGCGCGACGGCATCGTGACCCTCTCCGAACTGGTGCGGTCCGCGCTGCGCCTGCGGCCTGACCGTATTCCCATCGGCGAGGTGCGGGGCCCCGAGGCGCTGGACCTGCTCAAGGCGTGGGGCACCGGCCATCCCGGCGGGATCGGCACGCTGCATGCCGGCACCGCCATCGGTGCCCTGCATCGCATGGAGCAACTGATCCAGGAAGCGGTGGTGACAGTGCCACGCGCCATGATTGCGGAAACCGTCGACGTGATCGCGGTCCTGTCCGGACGGGGCACGGCCCGTCGGTTGTCCGAACTCGCCACGGTGGACGGGCTCGATCCCGCCACAGGCGCCTATCGCATTCATCCAGCTCATACCGATGGAGATTTCCAATGA
- a CDS encoding TrbC/VirB2 family protein, producing MNLTLLRMRRHAPVLSAMLLLSVAWCSSALASGSDMPWEEPLNQILESVQGPVARIVSVIIITVTGLTLAFGETSGGFRRLIQIVFGLSIAFAASSFFLSFFSFSGGALI from the coding sequence ATGAACCTGACGCTGTTGCGCATGCGTCGGCACGCGCCTGTCCTTTCCGCCATGCTGCTGCTTTCGGTCGCATGGTGCTCCTCGGCCCTGGCGTCCGGGTCCGATATGCCGTGGGAGGAACCGCTCAACCAGATTCTGGAATCCGTGCAGGGACCGGTGGCGCGCATCGTGTCGGTGATCATCATCACCGTGACCGGCTTGACCCTGGCCTTCGGGGAAACATCCGGCGGCTTCCGTCGCCTGATCCAGATCGTTTTCGGCCTGTCCATCGCTTTTGCGGCGTCCAGCTTCTTCCTGTCGTTCTTCTCCTTCTCCGGGGGAGCACTGATCTGA
- a CDS encoding VirB3 family type IV secretion system protein: MAGYDDDAVPGFHVPVHRSLTDPILLGGAPRTLAIANGTLGAAISLGLRLWLIGAVFWIVGHSLAVWGAKRDPMFVEVGRRHLRYPAWLRA; encoded by the coding sequence ATGGCGGGATATGACGATGATGCGGTGCCGGGCTTTCATGTCCCGGTGCATCGCTCCCTGACCGATCCGATCCTGCTGGGTGGGGCGCCAAGGACTCTGGCGATCGCCAACGGCACGCTGGGCGCTGCCATCTCGCTGGGTCTGCGGCTCTGGCTGATCGGGGCGGTGTTCTGGATCGTTGGCCACAGCCTCGCGGTCTGGGGGGCGAAGCGCGACCCAATGTTTGTCGAGGTGGGGCGGCGGCATCTCCGCTACCCCGCCTGGCTGCGGGCGTAG
- the trbE gene encoding conjugal transfer protein TrbE, translating to MMSLGEYRNRNSLLSDFLPWAVLIEKGVVLNKDGSFQRTAKIRGPDLDSATPAELVGVTGRLNNALRRLGSGWAVFVEAQRVPATLYPEGDFPDAASQMVDLERREQFEDEGAHFESRYFLTLLWLPPAESSGRAEHFLYEGRERDDPDPHGILNSFIDRSDRLLALLDGFMPEAAWLDDGRTLTYLHSTISTRNQRVRVPEIPMHLDALLVDQPLSGGLEPKLGDAFLKTLTITGFPSRTFPGILDDLNRLAMPYRWSTRAILLDKIDATKVLTKIRRQWFAKRKSISAIVREVMTNETSVLVDNDAANKAADADLALQSLGADDVGQAYITATVTVWDGSASIAAEKLRLVEKIIQGRDFTCMAESLNAVEAWLGSLPGHVYANVRQPPVSTLNLAHMIPLSAVWAGPERDVHFKAPPLFYGRTAGATPFRFSLHVGDVGHTLIAGPTGAGKSVLLALLALQFRRYMGAQIFAFDFGGSMRATTLGMGGDWHDLGGGLADGDTETTAVSLQPLAAIDDPDERKWASEWLGQILVGEGVTLTPEVKSHLWSALNSLASSPIQERTLSGLVALLQSNALKQALAPYCLAGPYGRLLDADAERLGDADVVVFETEGLIGSGAASSVLSYLFHRIEGRLDGRPTLLVIDEGWLVLDDGDFAGQLREWLKTLRKKNASVIFATQSLSDIANSPIAPAVVESCPTRIFLPNERAIEPQIMALYRDFGLNDRQIAIIARAASKREYYCQTQRGNRLFELGLGPVALALCAASGKDDHRLIDTVLAEHGRDGFLPAWFDARGVKWAADLLREGGVS from the coding sequence ATGATGTCCCTTGGCGAATACCGCAATCGGAATTCCCTCTTGTCGGATTTCCTGCCCTGGGCGGTGCTGATCGAAAAAGGTGTTGTCCTGAACAAGGACGGTTCCTTCCAGCGCACGGCAAAAATACGCGGTCCGGATCTCGATAGCGCCACGCCCGCCGAACTGGTGGGTGTCACGGGACGCCTGAACAATGCCCTGCGGCGTCTGGGCTCTGGCTGGGCGGTGTTCGTGGAAGCGCAGCGTGTACCCGCGACGCTCTATCCTGAGGGTGATTTCCCCGATGCGGCCAGCCAGATGGTCGATCTGGAGCGCCGGGAGCAGTTCGAGGATGAGGGCGCGCATTTCGAGAGCCGCTACTTTCTCACGCTGCTGTGGTTGCCGCCTGCGGAATCTTCCGGTCGTGCCGAGCATTTTCTCTACGAGGGTAGGGAGCGTGACGACCCTGACCCGCACGGCATATTGAATTCCTTCATTGATCGCTCCGACCGGCTTCTGGCCCTGTTGGATGGCTTCATGCCCGAGGCCGCATGGCTGGATGACGGCCGGACGCTGACCTATCTGCATTCGACCATTTCGACACGGAACCAGCGGGTCCGGGTGCCGGAGATTCCGATGCATCTGGACGCCCTGCTGGTGGACCAGCCGTTGTCGGGCGGTCTGGAGCCGAAACTCGGCGATGCCTTCCTCAAGACCCTGACGATCACCGGCTTTCCGTCACGGACCTTCCCCGGCATCCTGGACGACCTGAACCGGCTGGCCATGCCCTATCGCTGGTCGACGCGCGCCATCCTCCTGGACAAGATCGACGCCACGAAGGTTCTGACGAAAATCCGGCGACAGTGGTTCGCCAAGCGCAAGAGTATCTCAGCCATTGTCCGGGAAGTCATGACCAACGAGACCTCGGTGCTGGTGGATAACGATGCCGCCAACAAGGCAGCCGATGCCGATCTCGCGTTGCAGTCCCTTGGTGCTGACGATGTCGGGCAGGCGTATATCACGGCCACGGTCACGGTGTGGGATGGCAGCGCCAGCATAGCGGCGGAAAAACTTCGCCTCGTGGAAAAGATCATTCAGGGGCGGGACTTTACCTGCATGGCGGAAAGCCTCAACGCCGTTGAGGCGTGGCTGGGGAGCCTACCCGGTCACGTCTACGCCAATGTGCGTCAGCCCCCGGTCTCGACGCTGAATCTGGCGCATATGATCCCGCTCTCCGCCGTATGGGCCGGTCCTGAGCGGGATGTGCATTTCAAGGCGCCGCCGCTGTTCTATGGCAGGACGGCGGGGGCGACACCGTTCCGGTTTTCCCTGCATGTCGGGGATGTCGGCCATACGCTAATCGCCGGACCGACAGGAGCCGGCAAATCTGTCCTGCTGGCGCTGCTGGCGTTGCAGTTCCGCCGGTATATGGGGGCGCAGATCTTCGCCTTCGATTTTGGCGGCTCCATGCGCGCGACAACACTTGGCATGGGTGGCGACTGGCATGACCTCGGCGGTGGACTGGCTGACGGCGACACAGAAACTACCGCCGTTTCGCTCCAGCCGCTGGCAGCGATCGATGATCCGGATGAACGCAAATGGGCCAGTGAATGGCTGGGGCAGATTCTTGTCGGCGAAGGGGTAACGCTTACTCCCGAGGTGAAGTCTCACCTCTGGTCGGCGCTGAATTCCCTGGCGTCTTCACCAATACAGGAACGGACCCTATCGGGGCTGGTCGCGCTGCTCCAATCCAACGCCCTGAAGCAGGCGCTGGCCCCGTACTGCCTTGCTGGCCCCTACGGCCGCCTATTGGATGCGGACGCCGAGCGGCTGGGCGATGCCGATGTCGTGGTGTTCGAAACCGAGGGGCTGATCGGCTCCGGCGCGGCATCATCCGTGCTGTCCTACCTGTTCCACCGCATCGAGGGCCGTCTGGACGGTCGCCCGACGCTGCTGGTCATCGATGAAGGCTGGCTGGTGCTGGATGACGGGGACTTTGCCGGCCAGCTTCGGGAGTGGCTGAAAACCCTGCGTAAGAAGAATGCATCGGTGATTTTTGCCACCCAATCCCTGTCCGACATCGCCAACAGTCCGATTGCGCCGGCCGTGGTGGAAAGCTGCCCGACGCGGATCTTCCTGCCGAACGAGCGGGCGATCGAGCCGCAGATCATGGCGCTCTATCGGGACTTTGGCCTCAACGACCGACAGATCGCCATCATCGCCCGTGCGGCCTCGAAGCGGGAATATTACTGCCAGACGCAGCGCGGCAACCGGCTGTTTGAACTTGGCCTCGGGCCGGTCGCACTTGCCCTGTGCGCCGCGTCCGGAAAGGACGACCACCGGCTGATCGACACGGTGTTGGCGGAACACGGGCGGGACGGTTTTCTCCCTGCCTGGTTTGACGCGCGTGGCGTCAAGTGGGCTGCCGACCTTCTGCGGGAAGGGGGCGTGTCATGA
- the trbJ gene encoding P-type conjugative transfer protein TrbJ produces the protein MRYRLIPTVMIITFTVSSSPPAQAQWAVYDGANHVENVLIAARTLQQIDNQITSLANQAQMLVNQGRNLASLPLSTLSTLQATISQTTALLAQAQNIAYSVQSVEQQYQHAYTSVSSGMSDSALFSQAQTRWQNSVGGFEDALKLQARVVGNIPSDSSAMTQLVSASQSSTGALQAAQAGNQLLALQSRQLSDIQAELAANGRATAMQQARDAATEAESDAQYQHFSQHDAYVPGTVSMFGGSGN, from the coding sequence ATGAGATATCGTCTGATTCCTACCGTTATGATCATTACTTTTACGGTTTCATCTTCTCCACCTGCTCAGGCGCAATGGGCGGTGTATGACGGCGCGAACCATGTTGAGAATGTGCTGATCGCGGCCCGGACGCTCCAGCAGATCGACAACCAGATCACCTCGCTGGCCAATCAGGCGCAGATGCTCGTCAACCAGGGTCGAAATCTGGCGAGCCTGCCGCTGTCGACCTTATCGACGCTGCAAGCAACGATTTCCCAGACGACGGCACTGCTCGCGCAGGCGCAGAATATTGCCTACAGCGTGCAGTCGGTCGAACAGCAATACCAGCACGCGTACACGTCAGTATCCTCCGGGATGTCCGACAGCGCCCTGTTCAGCCAGGCGCAGACACGCTGGCAGAATTCCGTCGGTGGGTTTGAAGATGCCCTGAAATTGCAGGCGCGGGTGGTGGGCAACATTCCGAGCGACAGTTCGGCCATGACGCAACTGGTCTCGGCCAGCCAGAGTTCCACGGGTGCATTGCAGGCGGCCCAGGCCGGAAACCAGCTTTTGGCCCTGCAATCCCGGCAGCTCTCCGACATCCAGGCCGAACTGGCCGCCAATGGTCGGGCCACGGCCATGCAACAGGCGCGCGACGCCGCAACGGAAGCGGAAAGTGACGCGCAGTATCAGCATTTCTCGCAGCATGACGCCTACGTGCCCGGCACCGTGTCCATGTTCGGCGGCAGCGGGAACTGA
- the trbL gene encoding P-type conjugative transfer protein TrbL, protein MATNDVGVIDTFLNTFTITIDSGFGLLKGNVVSLTGSLSVLDVTLAGLFWAWAADEDIIQRLVKKTLYIGFFAFLINNFDHLAKVVFDSFAAMGLRAGGGSLALGDFLRPGRLASTGFDAAQPLLDSVHNLLGPVAFFTNFIQIFVLCLSWLIVLAAFFILAVQLFVGLIEFKLTTLAGFVLIPFALFNRTAFLAEKVLGNVVSSGVKVMVLAVISAIASVLFRQFNTSYGDAVPTIGQAVSVVLASVSIVGLSIYGGSIANGLISGAPQLGAGAAVGTGMAVGAMGAAAAAGVGAVASGGAAALGATAAAARGGAAIAGAATSAYSAGAAGASGGAGSMAAGIGGMGRAVGGNVANAVKGAASRAGSSLRESYAAGGRWAERGMGGNDAGNGGGGRDPGAGPGGGNPGAGGPAGGGGPSGGAPEGGAGSASDGAPPRWAQKMKRRNAAAHAAEAAHVIRSADGRGGSSSIDLSEKE, encoded by the coding sequence ATGGCCACGAACGATGTCGGCGTTATCGACACTTTCCTGAATACCTTCACGATCACGATCGACAGTGGCTTCGGTCTGCTGAAGGGAAATGTCGTTTCTCTGACTGGGTCGTTGTCCGTGCTGGACGTCACCCTTGCCGGACTGTTCTGGGCTTGGGCTGCGGATGAGGACATCATCCAGCGTCTGGTGAAAAAGACGCTCTATATCGGGTTTTTTGCGTTCCTGATCAACAATTTCGACCATCTCGCGAAGGTGGTGTTCGACAGTTTCGCCGCCATGGGTCTCAGGGCCGGTGGCGGCAGTCTGGCTCTGGGTGATTTCCTGCGACCCGGCCGACTGGCTTCCACCGGTTTCGATGCGGCCCAGCCCTTACTGGACTCTGTCCACAACCTGCTGGGTCCAGTCGCCTTCTTTACGAACTTCATCCAGATCTTCGTGCTCTGCCTGTCATGGCTGATCGTGCTGGCGGCGTTCTTCATTCTGGCCGTGCAGCTTTTCGTGGGGCTGATCGAGTTCAAGCTGACCACGCTGGCAGGGTTCGTGCTGATCCCCTTCGCCTTGTTTAACCGCACGGCCTTCCTGGCCGAGAAGGTGCTGGGCAATGTCGTATCATCGGGCGTGAAGGTGATGGTGCTGGCGGTGATCAGCGCCATCGCCTCCGTTCTGTTCAGGCAGTTCAACACCTCGTACGGCGATGCCGTGCCGACCATCGGCCAGGCGGTTTCGGTCGTGCTGGCGTCGGTGTCGATCGTCGGTCTGTCCATCTATGGCGGCAGCATCGCCAATGGGCTGATCTCCGGCGCCCCGCAGCTTGGTGCGGGAGCGGCCGTAGGGACCGGCATGGCCGTCGGCGCGATGGGCGCTGCCGCTGCGGCCGGTGTCGGGGCTGTCGCATCCGGTGGTGCCGCAGCCCTCGGCGCCACGGCTGCCGCCGCGCGGGGAGGGGCCGCGATCGCGGGGGCGGCTACGTCCGCCTATTCGGCCGGAGCCGCAGGCGCGTCTGGCGGCGCGGGTAGCATGGCTGCCGGGATCGGAGGCATGGGCCGGGCCGTCGGCGGGAACGTCGCGAATGCCGTCAAAGGGGCGGCCTCGCGTGCAGGCTCCTCCCTCAGAGAAAGCTACGCCGCCGGTGGACGCTGGGCCGAACGCGGGATGGGTGGAAACGACGCTGGGAATGGCGGTGGCGGTCGTGACCCAGGTGCTGGGCCAGGCGGCGGCAATCCCGGAGCCGGTGGCCCGGCTGGCGGCGGCGGCCCCTCGGGAGGCGCTCCCGAGGGCGGTGCCGGTTCCGCATCCGACGGCGCGCCACCGCGCTGGGCGCAAAAGATGAAGCGCCGCAATGCCGCTGCCCATGCCGCCGAGGCGGCGCATGTCATCCGCTCCGCCGATGGCAGGGGCGGAAGTTCGAGCATTGATCTCTCGGAGAAAGAATGA